A window of Danio aesculapii chromosome 16, fDanAes4.1, whole genome shotgun sequence genomic DNA:
gctgtgtgtgtacgtgtgcgaACCAGACAGATAGGCTCTTATGGGTCGCGTGGACAGTAGGACCCCATACAGACGAATTTGCAGCTCGGTAGGTTTGCAGAACACAGTCCACTCGATCCGCTCAGATAAATACTGATTAATGATCTCCTGAGTGCGGCGTAATGTAAAGACCCCTGTCAGACGAAAGAGCTCAGCAGCACGCTCTTCTCCAATACACCGCTCTTCCTGAAACACACAGTTTTATAGTCAGAGAGAATGTTCTGATTTTTAAACTGGGATCTGGGGACACCCAGGAGGATGAAGGGAAGTGTAGGGTAATTTTTGGGTAAAAACATTtaggtaaaaacaaacaaacaaacaaacaaagaaacaaaataatattgtaacaataaaattttacatttatttaaataaacaaacaaacaaataattccataaattaaaaaattaatataattaggtattttaaatattcctttcatcattacaattttattatatacaattttaaacaCTCTGAAtcaattaatatgttttaatttaacaattattacaacaatacaataaataaaaataaattaataaacaaatagaaatatatataaatgtcatcatgacaattttattacatacaattttataCCACCTAAATCAATGAATATgtgtcataataataattattataataacaataaaataaataaacaaataaataatttaattaaaatatatagaaaatagtaaatgataaaaatgtacTATGATGCAATTTATGTACATataatgttttgcattttatttcaaaatactttgaatatttgaaAATATCTACATTATTTAATTACATAGATCAATTCTTATATCAACAACTGTAAGAAAATAATTTATCAGtaattatttccaatggagatgtTTAATTATATCTTCTTACTTCGGTGCAGCTGGGCTGCCGAGATCGGAGAATGGGCTCTTCATAAATCTTCCTGTAGGCCGCAGATGTTCCCAGAATTCCCGGATTTACAAACTCGATGATTGAATAAAACTCCTGCAGGTCATTCTGCACCGGAGTACCTGTTAAATGAATTAGTCATTTTTACACATTATATCATTCCACTACACttaaatgtatgtgtgtttgactgaaatataaaaacaaaaaagtaaaacctGTCAATATAAGCCGGCGTGTGCATGAGAGGGCTGTGAGGGCTCCTGCTGTTTTGATGTTGCTGTTTTTTAGGCGATGACCCTCGTCACAGATGAGGACTCCAAAATCTAGCTCTTTCAGTCTCTCCACAGAGCGCAGCAACATCTCATAGCTGATGACCATGACGGAGCAAAGAGGAGAGGAAACAAAATCCTCCACACGGTGATCCTGCACAGAcaacaaacagttgaagtcagaattattaaaccccctgaattattagcccccctgcttatttttttcccaatttctgtttaacgaagagaatatttttttctaaacatagttttaataactcatttctaataactgatttactttatctttgccatgatgacagtaaataatattttactagatatttttcaagatactagtattcagcttaaagtgacatttaaaggcttaactaggttaattaggttaactaggcaggttagggtgattaggcaagttattgtataacgatggtttgttctgtagactatctgaaaaaatatagcttaatggggctaataattttgaccttaaaatgtttttttaaaaattaagaactgcttttattctagccgaaataaaacaaataagactttctccagaagaaacaatattatcagacatactgtgaaaattcttgctctgttaaacatcatttgggaaatatttaaaaaagaaataaaattcaaaggggggctaatatttttgatttCAACAGTCCAcgttttaaaaaaacacaatttcttttattcatcaaggacaTGTGAAATGGATCAAGAGTTAAAAGCATTTATTATGAAACAAAAACACCAATTTCAATTAACTTTCTTTTCATTAAAGAATCTAATAAGTAATATGTATCAGTTACCATAAAACTATAAAGCACGAAAAAATAATCAACATTGATACCTATAAATcattattaatgattaaataCCAAATATTATTGATCATAATAAAACAGCAAATGACCCCATTATAATGACTTCTGTACATACCTGGTCCACGGTGTAAACACTGATCCTCTCTCTGCCCAGCCACTTGTTGAACTCAGCAGCCCAGTTCTTCACCAAACTTCCAGGACAAACCACAAGTGCTCTTTTCATTACGGGACATCCACCATAGGGCCCCTGTCTCAGTAATGtccacaaaacacaaacacactgcagCGTTTTCCCTAATCCCATCTCATCTGCTAGAATCGCCCCACAGCGGCCAGCCAATCTGCGAAAACACAAACATGTGTGTAAACAAAGAAGAGCACATGAAGAACATTACAACAACAGAGCAACTCTGATTTACCTCATTCCCATTAAGCATTCGTAAAGGAAGACTACGCCCTCTTTCTGATGCGGCCGAAGGTGATTGGTCAAGTGAGGGTCGATGACCACGTCAACCAGAGGAGAGCCAGATTTATTATACTGCCACTGGTGATCTGCTGTCGGCCGTGGCATCACCAGGGCTCCTAAGGATAAAAATCAATACCttgtgtgtaaataaaatgtagaaatttGAGTTGTCATTCAGCgaacatatttatgtaaaaatgtaacataTTTTTCTGACCTATAATACAAGCCctgcagggttcatacacatttttactttaaaagttccatgatttttccaggacttttaagtaaattttcatgagcTAATGTTTCATGTTATGTCTACATatatatggtaaataataagaaatgtttacatttattacagcatatcacaAAACACATAATTcttacctgcgaaatcacatcaggtgattgcgtgagaccagatgataatttaaaataagatatttaaaatatggagcaatcgctcacttttattaatgtctaatcattttgtttaatccacAGACAATCCACAGTTTaatccagggatgggcaaactcgatcctggagggccggtgtccctgcatagttttgcaccaaccctaatcaaacacacctgcttgtagctttctagtgatcttgaagacactaattagggtgttcaggtgtgtttgattagtgttggagcaaaactctgcaggaacaccggccctcaaggatcgagtttgcccatgcctggtttaATCCATAAAACCAATGCTTAAatcgctttggacaaaaatgtctgctaaatgtaaatgtaattccCAAGACTTTTTCCAAAacctttgtttttctgtttttccaaaacttttccaggccatggaaaattccatgacttttccaggttttccatgactgtatgaaccctgcCCCTGGCAAAAAGTATGGAATCGACACTCTTGAAAGatgttcattaaaatgtttcattttgtagAAAACAACCAAACACAAACATGCCACAAAACTATTTTCATACAACAATCCAACCTTCTGGCTGTATGAAACgcttaaaaagaaaagaaagaacacTGTAGTCAATTACAACTGTTTTTACAGATAAAGCAGAGGACAAAAATATGGAATCACACAAATCTGAGGAAAATTATATGGAATCACAGTGTACtttgcagttttaaaacaaacaactgtATCTGATTACAACTCCTAATTAGTCTGCAATTAAAGAAAGAGTGCTTGCACACCTTAGTGAGGTGTTGAACCAAGCTGATTGACATAACTCACGGCTCCAACATAAGAGATGTCAGTTGAAACAAAGGAGAGGATTATCAAACTTCTCAAAGGTAAATCTTCAGGGAATGTTGGAAAAGATGTTGGTTGTTCCCAGTCGGCTGTGTCTAAAATCTGCACCAAGTACAAATCAAATAGGAAGGTTGTAGAAGAAGCATACTGGTAGACCAAGGAAGACGTCAAAGTGTCAAGACGGAAAGCTTAAAGCAATATGCCTTCAAATCAGAAAATGCACAACAAAGCAAATGAGGAACTAATGGGCAGAAAGTGGAGTCAATGTTTGTGACTGGACTGTAAGAAATAGTCTAAAAGTGAAAGCTATCATTACTATGTAAACAGAAAAGAACAAGGTTTCAGTGGGCTAAAGAAAGACAATCTTGGACGGTGGATGACTGTATATGAGTGATATTCAGTGATGTATCACGAAACTTTTCTTCCATCAATTGAAAGGATATTTGGTGATGATGACAAactttttcagcatgataatgcaTCATGACACAGGGCAAAATCTGCGAAAAATTCCCTAAAGGAAAGACATATAATGTCAATGGGATGGCCTGCAAATAGTCCAGACCTCAATAAAAATTGAAAATCAGAGGTGGAAATTAAAGAAAGAGGTCCATGACAAGGCTCCAACCTGCAAAGCTGATCTGGCAACTGCAATTAGACAAAGTTGGAGACAGACTGATGAAGAATACTGTTCAATCCATCCCTCAGATAATTAAAGCTGTTATTAGAAGCCAGTTGTGGTGCAAAAAAGTACTAGTGGTGTTTTTATTTGCTGATTCCATATCATTTTCCACAGATTTGTGTGAttccatattttttttcagtttgatcTGTAAAAAAAACAGTTGTATTTGACTACAGTGTTCTTTCTGTACTTTAAGTGTTTCATATAGCCAAAAGGTTGGACTGTTGCATGAAAATAGTTTTGTGGCATGTATGTTTGCTTTTTTCTAAACAATTAAACATCTGAATGAAGATCTTTCAAGAGTGGCGATTCCATACTTTTTGCCAGGggttgtatagtatagtatagtatagtatagtatagtatagtatagtatagtatagtatagtatagtatagtatagtataatataataatttaaatcttattcctgacaaatgggtaaaacctagtggtttgaaaatgtaaaaaaaaaaacaattattattccTTATTAGGCTGTACTGTCATCTTAACTAGTCTTTTTACTAGTTTTTAAAATCTCAATCGATTTGCAGTGTGAgaaatttaatattttcatttttaacagtATAAATATTAAATGCATCAACCACTATATGAATATaacccaccaagcaattttgtgaTTAATacacatctaatagacatctaaacatacaCATCTAGGCCAAAACAAGGgtaaatttgagctgtcagtgaaaatcaaaCAGATGTCTAACAATACTTGAAAAATAAATTAGTCATCAAATAGAAAGATTAGCCAGACTTCACATGTGCAGTCACTCATTCcagtctatttgatgactattctctttttattattgttagatgtatattagattttcactggcaGGCCAAACTGAGTCGAGACATCTAaatttagacatctattaaaaacaaataatgagtTGCTGAGAACCTGCATGTACTGAGAAAAAAATGCTGAATTGAGTGTGTCTTATTTACCTGGTGCGTTCGGGTCATATCGAGGTTTACAGATTGGTTTGTTAGGTTCAGAATCTGTAAGCGCACCTCCCTTAAGTCCTGGCTTGGTAAAGGATTTGGATACCGGCCTATATACAGGGGTCTTTGAGACTGCAGGAATCTCGACAGCCGCATCTTGGAAACAGCGGCCTTTTACGTAGTCTTGATGAGATATGACCCCCATGACCTCTATTTGCTTCCCTCCAACCATAAGAGTCTGACCCTCACACAAACTCTCCAGCTCTGATGCCTTGTAACCTGAACCTAAGAGAAAAATACTGATTTTAAACACAAAGACTACGAGGAGATGTAATACTAGATgtgatatacatacatacatacatatgtatatatatatatatatatatatatatatatatgtatgtatatgtgtgtatatatatatatatatatgtgtgtgtgtatatgtgtgtgtatatatatatatatatatatatatatatatatatatatatatatatgtatgtatatgtgtgtatatatatatatatatgtgtgtgtgtatatgtgtgtgtatatatatatatatatatatatatatatatatatatatatatatatatatatatataaatgtgtatatgtgtgtgggtatatatatatatatatatatatatatatacatacatatacatacatacatacatgcatgtatgtatgtatatatatatatatatatatatatatatatatatatatatatatatatatatatatatatatatatatatatatgtatgtatgtatgtatgtatgtatatatatatatatatatatatatatatatatatatatgtgtgtgtatgtatatgtatgtatatgtatatatatgtatatatatgtatatatatgtatatatatatatatatatatatatatatatatatatatatatatatatatatatgtctatatatatatatatgtaattgtatatatatgtatatgtatatatatgtatatatatatatatatatatgtatatatatatatatatatatatatatatgtatatatatatatatatgtatatatatatatatatgtatatatatatatgtatatatatatatatgtatatatatatgtatgtatgcatgtatgcatgtatgcatgtatgtatgtatgtatgtatgtatatatgtatatatgtatatgtatatgtatatatatatatatatatatatatatatatatatatatatatatatatatacacatatacatacatatacatatatatatatatatatacacatatacatacatatacatatatatatatatatatatatacatacacatatacatatacatatatatacatatatacatacacatatacatatatatatatatatatatacatatatatatatatacatatatatatatatatatatatatatatacatatatatatatatatatatacatatatatatatatacatatatatatatatatatatacatatatatatacatatatatatatatatatatatatatatatatatacatatatatatatatatatacatatatatacatatatatatatatatatatatacacatatatatatatatatacatatatatacatatatatatatatatatatacaaatacacagtggggaaaataagtattgaacatgccatgttttttcctgggaatgtttctaaaagagctgttgacattggattgaaccagattttggtaaaaacccaaacaatacaaacataaaaataaaactacacaatAATATCTGAAAGATGAGTTAtgagtaataacaatgaaatgacacaaggagaaagaactgaactactgaaacgtatctaatactttatataaaagattTTTGATGATAGCAGCTTacagacgcctctcatatggagaatgaagtcacatgaattgctcaggtgtgagtttttcacagactttaacagtgAACAAATTTCTTTGTGGTTCTGTGGGTCTGGTCTATCTAATCTGAgctttaacttttattttctattggattcaagtcaggtgattggctaggccattctacagcttgattttctttttctgaaagcactTGAAAGCacgtttccttggctgtgttttggatcattgtcttgctgaaatgtccaccctggtttcatctacaTCATCttggtaatgtagatgtttgactgaagcagcaaataataatttacaatatggaagggcagaaggttgctgaataactactgagatttcagctgctgtctgggttttcactgcctttttacacctctctttccctgcgtcatttcattttgttatgcatattttaattttgtaaactaattagattgttATATGGATTTCAATATGGAAGTCAAAGACACCTTTAGAAATAATTTTTCTGGgtaaaatggtgacgtgttcaatacttctttTCCCCActgttaatagttttttttttcaatcggtATGCATGGCTACTAAATGAAAACACTGCTGTTATAACCTCTCAGTAAATTAATATGAAACTTGTAATTTTATATATCTTCATGAGGATTTTTAAACCCCAAGATCACTCTTTTAGCCTATGCTCTTTCATTTGATGAGTAAATGAAACCTATAATGGCATATAGCATTACATTTAACACTGACAAGTCATTCTGTGTCAGCAGCTGGTTTGCTAGGAAAAATCAACCCTAGAGAAGATGAGTTCTCTAAATACATGCACTGAATTGGACTacatattcattttgttttaaaataacttttatgattaaataaaactGTCATGAAATCAGATTTAAAGAGACACTGAACGCTATACTTTATCaactaatttaaaatacatttacatgttGATGCACAATCTGCACAATATATGTTTGCATTCAatgttttatttgcatgttgagTATGaaatcttaaatcttaaatcaCAACTGAATTTAATCGTTTAGGATTCTGTTAATTGTAGTCTTGTACAGACTACAATGAGctagaaataatacattaaatgataaacaaaaattgaattaaaatgagctgagaaacattattacaatttagttaattaaaatacagGCAAAAATTTGTTAAGTAAACCACTGTTTAATAAAAATAGcaattttatgctttttttcccATGCTGTACCAAACTATAATTGAAGTACGTAATGAACAGTCATGTTTGTGCACTGTTACACCCAAAACAGACTAACGAATATTGTCTCAAATGTAAGGTAAAAGTAGAACAATtcaaaaaataattcacaaacaataaaatatgacagcagataaaaaaaatttaatagaaCCTTTTTATGTATTCTTTGCACTTTAGCTATCAAAACATTATGTTCAATGAGAAAAACTAATATTCAGGGATTTGCCAATATTACATTAAACAGTTCTATTACTTTTTACCAATCAACTTAAAATCATTAGATGAAAGAAAATGGGGGAGTTTGCATCCCACACACTAGTATACAATGTCAACTGATTTAAGTCTTAAATACACGTTCATGTACAAATCTAAATGTGCTGCTCGAATGTGCTGTGATTATCTAACCTCGTCCAATGTCCCGCCCCTCCATGTCTTTGAGGACAACCGTTCGCCCTCTGGCAACAAGCACAGCATCACCTTCCCAGCGCTTATGCTTCCTTGACGAGGCCTTGCACCACATTACGCTATAGTAGTGAGCTTTAAAATAAGCAGATAACGAATCAGCAGTGATAAACACAACATAGTAATAGCCTTAAGCAAACATAATGCTTAGTTACTGTGCAGTTATTATGTTCCTAAACTAGTAATGTGCCTTTATATTGTACAAACTGATCAGGTATGTTTAAATGAGACCAAAACTGTTACATAAGTTACAacttaatcatatatatatttaatttaatccaCGTGCCCTcaaaattattaatcaaacaaaacCAACAGTAATCAAATCTACCTCCTAATGGACAAATTAAGTCTTGCCTTAAAGTTTGTCTCAGTTGAGAAGCTATTTATAGTAAGTCTGACTTACCTactaacaaaaaagaaaaatacagtattattattgCTGTGAATAAACGTCCATATAAAGCCAACACAAACTGCTTGTTCTTATTCATTGCTGTTGCCATGTAGTAACAACAAAAGAGTCAAAGTCAGTCTCAAACTACAGAAGTTAAagcatttatgaatttattagCAAACACATATAAAATCTAACTGAATTCTCTCATCCACAGATTAAAAACATACACTTCTGCTACAAATATCACAAACAATCCTCAtattgaactttaaaaaaaactgtacaaacaAGAAACAACTGTACAAACGgcattttaaattaacattacaaGGCTCCCTTTATGATGTACTTTCAAAAGTTAGTCAGTGTACAAAATCACATCAATGGCAATCCTTGCCGCAGCCTGGCAGCTCTCAGTTTCTCCACTTTAACTCTTGACCGGAGTAGCTCCTCCTCCAGCTGCTGCTTTCTTTTAAGCCCCTCCCTCTTCTCCTCTATATATAAACCAAGCTTCCTATGATTGGCCAGAAGCAACTCGTGCTCCTCTCGCATCATCTGTAAAGCCTCTGCCTCAAAAGCAGGGTCCTTGAATGCTGTCCTCGCCCGCTGATATGCGCTCCTCCTGTGCCCGTGTGCCAGCGGTGAGGGTGGCAGGTGTACGGAGGACGGGCACGGAGAAAGAGAGGCAGCATAAACATGGGAGGCCaattcctcttcctcctcatctaCCTCGTCTTCCACTACTTCACTGTCTCTTTCGTTCTGGCCGTGGTGGGCTTGGCTGCTCGGGGTGGCGATGGTGATGGGTGATCCATGGGATGTTATCAGGTGGATATCCGGAGGCGGTTTCACATCCTCAGTCTCCACCCGCACAGCTGTGACTGGAGGATAGTCGGACAGCGCTGGGATGGACAGACTGCTGCCCGGCTGCTCTACTGGCGAGTTTCTTTTGAACTGAAGC
This region includes:
- the rad54b gene encoding DNA repair and recombination protein RAD54B, translating into MRRSGAPSQLRGNAAKKPRFMPPGPARNDGAPCLDPQPEPSQPSPPPIPALKNVLLNKVQRCLSSGDAPAASDAPVGGKALARVLGAAVPQGECKENNFRSTPDFPEPEELVNKDSRSPPPNTHASSTTTAHYYSVMWCKASSRKHKRWEGDAVLVARGRTVVLKDMEGRDIGRGSGYKASELESLCEGQTLMVGGKQIEVMGVISHQDYVKGRCFQDAAVEIPAVSKTPVYRPVSKSFTKPGLKGGALTDSEPNKPICKPRYDPNAPGALVMPRPTADHQWQYNKSGSPLVDVVIDPHLTNHLRPHQKEGVVFLYECLMGMRLAGRCGAILADEMGLGKTLQCVCVLWTLLRQGPYGGCPVMKRALVVCPGSLVKNWAAEFNKWLGRERISVYTVDQDHRVEDFVSSPLCSVMVISYEMLLRSVERLKELDFGVLICDEGHRLKNSNIKTAGALTALSCTRRLILTGTPVQNDLQEFYSIIEFVNPGILGTSAAYRKIYEEPILRSRQPSCTEEERCIGEERAAELFRLTGVFTLRRTQEIINQYLSERIEWTVFCKPTELQIRLYGVLLSTRPIRAYLSGSHTYTHSPHLVCINALKKLCNHPALLYNTLQEKTDEMYEGEVKELFPEEYSTGAFSTADSGKLLVLTDLLSAIQHVNHTDRVVLVSNYTQTLDLLQDVCDQIGYRWCRLDGQTPVGQRQRIVDSFNSPHSSSFLLLLSSKAGGVGLNLIGASHLVLYDIDWNPANDIQAMARVWRDGQKKTVHIYRFLTTGSIEEKIYQRQVSKQGLSGTVVDLTKKAEHISFSAEELRDLFRFDPNTTCLTHDLLDCQCTGDGNTPGSVKESNEDTGRSCQLGRQADSAISFPQRVSMSELMHWRHFSGAVQSYGDIYLNQACNHITYAFQSTSKSQTTV
- the LOC130243411 gene encoding fibrinogen silencer-binding protein — protein: MSTLFMTNSMVGKARSSNFTLSEKLDLLRLVQPHIRILEEHTNKHAVIVDKNRCWDSIAERYNGFGGERPPRTAQGLRTLYKRLKESAKQEVLQRSHAQPEYRGSISEPTKRILEMIPQLFHVGDKEPSTLHRLQFKRNSPVEQPGSSLSIPALSDYPPVTAVRVETEDVKPPPDIHLITSHGSPITIATPSSQAHHGQNERDSEVVEDEVDEEEEELASHVYAASLSPCPSSVHLPPSPLAHGHRRSAYQRARTAFKDPAFEAEALQMMREEHELLLANHRKLGLYIEEKREGLKRKQQLEEELLRSRVKVEKLRAARLRQGLPLM